Sequence from the Bacillus marinisedimentorum genome:
TCATCACGTATATCCAGCACAAAACGTCTGCTCTTGAGGAAGAGGTATTTTTGGCAGTAAGGAAAATCTTTATCATCAGTATCGCAGCGGTTGCATTGATTTATACCGGAAAAATCATGACGGCATTATACGGTGCCGCTTCCGGAAAATATGAGGCTGTCCATGCCCTTTTAAGCGGGCCGCTCAGTTTTAATTTTTACTTCTTTGAAGTGGTGCTTGGCATGATCGTCCCGCTAGCATTACTGTTAACAGCAAAAGGGTCAGCACCTATCAAGCTTCTGGCAGCAGGAATATCTTCACTTATCGGCATCTTTTTCATGAGGGTTGATATGGTCATTGCCGGCCAGATATCGGAGTTACACGTCATCTACAGCACCGTCAAGGAAATTGTTTATCATACGTATTCCGCAACATGGGCGGAATGGGCACTGATTGCCGGTGCGGCAGGAATTACGCTGTTCCTGTACATGTTACGCGATCAAATTGAAAAGAGCTTGAAGGGGCACGCAAGGTAAAAACAATTTTCAGGGAACGGAGGGAATAGCCATGCAACCGGCTTTGAATACCAGGCAGGAAGCATTGAAAGAACTTTACTTAATCCTTGCGGAATTTTTCAAATATCCGACAAAAGAATTCTTTGAAGATTTGCAGGGAGGTACTGTAGAGGCGGAGATGAACCAGTGGCTGGAACAGGCAGGAATTGAACATGAGCCGGTGAAGGCGAGTTTATTCCCGCTTACATTTACTGAGTTGAAACAAATGCATATCGAATTGTTTTCCGGCATCAGCACGGATCCGGTATTACCGGTCGAGTCCATCTATAAAATCTGGACAGCCGACCGTACTGCCGAAATTCCGATTGCCGGCGAGAAGGGATACTTATATGGTGATTCAGCTTTGCATATGCGCCGGCTGTTTGATAGGTATGGCCTTGAAATCCCTGATTCGTATGAGGCGGCACCCGATCATTTGACACTGCTTCTTGAATTCCTTGCTTATTTGATCGAAATCAATGCAGGAAGCGGACAAATCCTGCAATATATGGATGATCATATGGACTGGCTCCCTGATTTTCAGCGGGCCCTGCAGAATGCTGATGAAAGCGGGCCCTATGTGCGAATTGTCACAATGCTTCATAATGTGGCAGCGATCCACCGGAAACACCTTGAAGCTGTGTAAGCTTCCATGCTGAAAGGAGTGAAGAATGACATGAATAAACGCAGATTTATTCCAGGCGTTTTAGTATTTGTTATGCTGCTGATTTCCGGATGTTCCGGCATTTCCCAGGCGGCGGACAGTGCTGTAAACGTGGATTTTGATAAAAAAGAAGATTTATCGCTCTATTTTGCTGAACAAGATAAACAGCCGGAAAAAGAACCTGTTCCGCTGGACGGCAGCCTTGAATATGTTGATACCAATTATATGATCCGCCTGCTCGGCGGAGAAAGCGTCACGAGCGAGGCCCGCAAAACATATGAAGAGTTTATGCCGGAATGGGATTTTGTATTAATTGATGCCAGGCCTGCAAACGTTTTTGCTGAAGGCCATATAAACGGGGCTATCAATGTGCCGGACGCTGAATTTGACGGTAAAGCCGGATTGCTGCCTGAAAACAAAGAAACGGTGCTCATCTTTTATTGCGGCGGCCTGGATTGCCCGCTCAGCGCAAATTCAGCAAAAAAAGCGATGGACATGGGCTATAAAAACGTAAAGGTTTACC
This genomic interval carries:
- a CDS encoding TorD/DmsD family molecular chaperone, which gives rise to MQPALNTRQEALKELYLILAEFFKYPTKEFFEDLQGGTVEAEMNQWLEQAGIEHEPVKASLFPLTFTELKQMHIELFSGISTDPVLPVESIYKIWTADRTAEIPIAGEKGYLYGDSALHMRRLFDRYGLEIPDSYEAAPDHLTLLLEFLAYLIEINAGSGQILQYMDDHMDWLPDFQRALQNADESGPYVRIVTMLHNVAAIHRKHLEAV